A single region of the Pseudomonas granadensis genome encodes:
- a CDS encoding IscS subfamily cysteine desulfurase, whose product MKLPIYLDYSATTPVDPRVAQKMSECLLVDGNFGNPASRSHVFGWKAEESVENARRQVADLVNADPREIVWTSGATESDNLAIKGAAHFYASKGKHLITSKIEHKAVLDTMRQLEREGFEVTYLEPTEDGLITPAMIDAALREDTILVSVMHVNNEIGTVNDIVAIGELLRSKGVLFHVDAAQSTGKVDIDLQKLKVDMMSFSAHKTYGPKGIGALYVSRKPRVRIEATMHGGGHERGMRSGTLATHQIVGMGEAFRVAKEDMAAENVRIKALSDRFYKQVEHLEELYVNGSLTARVPHNLNLSFNYVEGESLIMALKDLAVSSGSACTSASLEPSYVLRALGRNDELAHSSIRFTFGRFTTEEEIDYAAQKVCEAVTKLRALSPLWDMYKDGVDISKIEWAAH is encoded by the coding sequence ATGAAATTGCCGATTTACCTTGATTACTCTGCGACCACCCCGGTTGATCCGCGTGTTGCGCAAAAAATGAGTGAATGCCTGCTGGTTGACGGAAACTTCGGCAACCCGGCGTCGCGCTCCCACGTATTCGGCTGGAAGGCTGAAGAGTCGGTCGAAAACGCCCGTCGTCAGGTGGCCGATCTGGTCAATGCCGATCCGCGCGAAATCGTCTGGACCTCCGGTGCCACCGAGTCCGACAACCTGGCAATCAAGGGTGCGGCACATTTCTACGCCTCCAAGGGCAAGCACCTGATCACCAGCAAGATCGAACACAAGGCCGTTCTCGACACCATGCGCCAACTGGAGCGCGAAGGTTTCGAAGTGACTTACCTTGAGCCGACCGAAGACGGTCTGATCACTCCGGCGATGATTGATGCGGCACTGCGCGAAGACACCATTCTGGTGTCGGTGATGCACGTGAACAACGAAATCGGCACCGTCAACGACATCGTTGCAATCGGCGAACTGCTGCGCTCCAAGGGTGTGCTGTTCCACGTCGACGCCGCTCAGTCCACTGGCAAGGTCGACATCGACCTGCAGAAGCTGAAAGTCGACATGATGTCGTTCTCCGCCCACAAGACCTACGGCCCTAAAGGCATCGGTGCGCTGTACGTCAGCCGCAAGCCGCGTGTGCGCATCGAAGCGACCATGCACGGCGGCGGTCACGAGCGTGGCATGCGTTCCGGCACCCTGGCGACCCACCAGATCGTCGGCATGGGCGAGGCGTTCCGTGTGGCTAAAGAAGACATGGCCGCTGAAAACGTCCGTATCAAAGCCTTGAGCGACCGTTTCTACAAGCAGGTCGAGCATCTGGAAGAGCTGTACGTCAACGGCAGCCTGACCGCCCGCGTTCCGCACAACCTGAACCTGAGCTTCAACTACGTTGAAGGCGAGTCGCTGATCATGGCGCTCAAGGATCTGGCGGTATCGTCCGGTTCGGCGTGCACCTCGGCGTCGCTGGAGCCTTCGTACGTATTGCGCGCTTTGGGCCGCAACGACGAACTGGCACACAGCTCGATCCGCTTTACCTTCGGCCGTTTCACCACCGAAGAAGAAATCGACTACGCCGCGCAGAAAGTCTGCGAGGCCGTTACCAAGCTGCGCGCTCTGTCGCCGCTGTGGGACATGTACAAAGATGGCGTCGATATCTCGAAAATCGAGTGGGCGGCACACTAA
- the iscR gene encoding Fe-S cluster assembly transcriptional regulator IscR, which translates to MRLTTKGRYAVTAMLDLALHAQHGPVSLADISERQGISLSYLEQLFAKLRRSNLVSSVRGPGGGYQLSRDMQGIQVAQVIDAVNESVDATKCQGQGDCHSGDTCLTHHLWCDLSLQIHEFLSGISLADLVTRREVQEVAQRQDQRRCNSKAPRLDKIEASAVE; encoded by the coding sequence ATGCGACTGACTACAAAAGGCCGATACGCCGTGACCGCCATGCTTGACCTGGCGTTGCACGCGCAGCACGGGCCGGTGTCCCTGGCCGATATCTCCGAGCGCCAAGGCATCTCCCTGTCCTACCTCGAACAGCTGTTCGCCAAACTGCGTCGCAGCAACCTGGTTTCCAGTGTTCGCGGTCCGGGTGGTGGCTACCAGTTGTCCCGCGACATGCAGGGCATCCAGGTCGCCCAGGTGATCGATGCGGTGAACGAATCGGTCGACGCCACCAAGTGCCAGGGCCAGGGCGATTGCCATTCCGGCGACACCTGCCTGACCCACCATCTGTGGTGCGACCTGAGCCTGCAGATTCACGAATTTCTAAGTGGTATCAGCTTGGCTGATCTTGTGACTCGCCGTGAGGTGCAAGAAGTAGCCCAGCGTCAGGACCAGCGCCGTTGCAACAGCAAGGCGCCACGCCTGGACAAGATTGAAGCGTCCGCCGTCGAATGA
- the cysE gene encoding serine O-acetyltransferase, whose amino-acid sequence MFERLREDIQSVFHRDPAARNAFEVLTCYPGMHAIWIHRLAGMLWRNDLKWLARLVSNFGRWLTGIEIHPGAKVGRRFFIDHGMGIVIGETAEIGDDVTIYQGVTLGGTSWNKGKRHPTLGDGVVVGAGAKVLGPFTVGAGAKVGSNAVVTKEVPPGATVVGIPGRIIVKSDEEQDAKRKAMAEKIGFDAYGVSEDMPDPVARAIGQLLDHLQAVDGRLEGMCGALKDLGSNYCAKDLPELREEDFACVKGKDESKAS is encoded by the coding sequence ATGTTTGAGCGTTTGCGTGAAGATATCCAGAGCGTATTCCATCGAGACCCGGCGGCGCGTAACGCTTTTGAAGTCCTGACCTGCTACCCCGGCATGCATGCGATCTGGATTCATCGCCTGGCTGGCATGCTCTGGCGCAATGATCTGAAGTGGCTGGCGCGGCTGGTGTCGAACTTCGGCCGCTGGCTGACCGGCATCGAGATTCATCCGGGCGCCAAGGTCGGCCGTCGGTTCTTCATCGACCACGGCATGGGTATCGTTATCGGTGAGACCGCCGAGATCGGCGACGACGTGACCATCTATCAGGGCGTGACTCTTGGCGGCACCAGTTGGAACAAGGGCAAGCGTCACCCGACGCTGGGTGACGGTGTGGTGGTCGGTGCGGGCGCCAAGGTGCTCGGTCCGTTCACGGTCGGTGCTGGTGCCAAGGTCGGTTCCAACGCGGTGGTGACCAAGGAAGTGCCGCCGGGCGCCACCGTGGTGGGGATTCCCGGGCGCATCATCGTCAAGTCCGATGAAGAGCAGGACGCCAAGCGCAAGGCCATGGCCGAGAAAATCGGTTTCGATGCCTATGGCGTCAGCGAAGACATGCCCGACCCGGTGGCGCGCGCCATCGGCCAGTTACTCGATCACCTGCAAGCGGTCGACGGACGACTGGAAGGCATGTGCGGCGCGTTGAAGGATCTGGGCAGCAATTACTGTGCGAAAGATCTGCCTGAGCTGCGTGAAGAAGACTTTGCCTGTGTGAAGGGCAAGGACGAATCGAAAGCCAGCTAA
- the secD gene encoding protein translocase subunit SecD has translation MLNKYPLWKYILILAVLAIGLIYSAPNLYPDDPAIQISGASTALQVNQADLDRVSTALKESGINVKAATLTAGGKGGLIRLAKAEDQLPAKDVVRKALGDDYVVALNLAQTTPQWLRNLGAHPMKLGLDLSGGVHFLLEVDMDKALDARLKVYEGDVKSLLRKEKLRYRSLPQLGGAIQLGFADEDSREQARSLIRKNFNDFDIVPADLNGQPVLRLAMTPAKLAEIREYSIKQNLTTVRNRVNELGVAEPIVQRQGANRIVVELPGVQDTAEAKRILGKTANLEFRLAAEPGASKATSESFEFREGNRPPAQIERGLIITGDQVTDAKAGFGEHGTPEVNIRLDGHGGELMSRATRSNVGRSMAVIFIEQRPVTTYTKQVINGVEKDVPVQTFKEEKKIISLATIQSPLGAQFRITGLNGQGESSELALLLRAGGLAAPMYFAEERTIGPSLGADNITKGIDASLWGMLFVSLFIIAIYRFFGVIATVALAVNMVLLLALMSLLGATLTLPGIAGIVLTMGMAVDANVLIFSRIREEIAAGMTVQRAINEGFGRAFTAILDANLTTLLVGGILFAMGTGPVKGFAVTMSLGIFTSMFTAIMVTRAMVNLIFGGRDFKKLWI, from the coding sequence ATGCTGAACAAATACCCTCTGTGGAAATACATTCTGATCCTGGCGGTGCTGGCGATCGGTCTGATTTATTCCGCTCCCAATCTTTACCCCGATGACCCGGCCATTCAGATCAGCGGCGCCAGCACGGCCCTGCAGGTCAATCAGGCCGATCTGGATCGCGTCAGCACGGCGCTGAAAGAATCCGGCATCAACGTCAAGGCAGCCACGCTGACCGCGGGTGGCAAGGGCGGTCTGATCCGTCTGGCCAAGGCTGAAGACCAGCTGCCGGCCAAGGACGTTGTGCGCAAGGCATTGGGTGATGACTACGTCGTCGCGCTGAACCTGGCACAGACCACTCCGCAATGGCTGCGCAATCTGGGCGCGCACCCGATGAAGCTGGGTCTGGACTTGTCCGGTGGTGTGCACTTCCTGCTTGAAGTGGACATGGACAAAGCCCTCGATGCACGCCTGAAAGTCTACGAAGGCGACGTCAAGAGCCTGCTGCGCAAAGAAAAGCTGCGTTATCGCAGCCTGCCGCAACTGGGCGGTGCCATTCAGCTGGGCTTCGCTGACGAAGACAGCCGCGAACAGGCTCGCAGCCTGATCCGCAAGAACTTCAACGATTTCGACATTGTTCCGGCCGACCTCAACGGTCAACCGGTGCTGCGTCTGGCGATGACCCCGGCCAAGCTGGCGGAAATCCGTGAATACTCCATCAAGCAGAACCTGACCACGGTACGTAATCGTGTCAACGAGCTGGGTGTTGCCGAACCGATCGTGCAGCGTCAGGGCGCCAACCGCATCGTGGTTGAGCTGCCAGGCGTGCAGGACACTGCCGAAGCCAAGCGTATTCTCGGCAAGACGGCCAACCTTGAGTTCCGTCTGGCCGCTGAGCCGGGCGCTTCGAAAGCCACTTCCGAGTCGTTCGAATTCCGTGAAGGCAATCGTCCGCCAGCGCAAATCGAGCGTGGTCTGATCATCACTGGTGACCAGGTCACCGACGCCAAGGCCGGTTTCGGCGAGCACGGCACGCCAGAAGTGAACATCCGTCTGGATGGTCACGGTGGCGAGCTGATGAGCCGCGCGACCCGTTCGAACGTCGGTCGCAGCATGGCGGTGATCTTCATCGAACAGCGCCCGGTGACGACTTACACCAAGCAGGTTATCAACGGCGTCGAGAAAGACGTGCCGGTGCAGACCTTCAAGGAAGAGAAGAAGATCATCAGCCTGGCGACCATTCAGTCGCCGCTGGGTGCGCAGTTCCGTATCACCGGCCTGAACGGCCAGGGCGAATCGTCCGAGCTGGCGCTGCTGCTGCGTGCCGGTGGTCTGGCGGCGCCGATGTACTTCGCTGAAGAGCGCACAATCGGTCCGAGCCTGGGTGCTGACAACATCACCAAAGGTATCGACGCGTCGCTGTGGGGCATGCTGTTCGTGTCGCTGTTCATCATCGCCATCTACCGCTTCTTCGGCGTTATCGCCACCGTCGCGCTGGCGGTGAACATGGTGCTGTTGCTGGCGCTGATGTCGCTGCTGGGTGCCACGCTGACCCTGCCGGGCATCGCCGGTATCGTGCTGACCATGGGTATGGCGGTCGACGCCAACGTGCTGATCTTCTCGCGGATCCGTGAAGAGATCGCCGCCGGCATGACCGTGCAGCGTGCAATCAACGAAGGCTTCGGCCGGGCATTCACCGCGATTCTCGACGCCAACCTGACCACCTTGCTGGTCGGCGGCATTCTCTTCGCCATGGGCACCGGCCCGGTGAAGGGCTTCGCAGTGACCATGTCCCTCGGGATCTTTACCTCGATGTTCACGGCCATCATGGTGACCCGCGCAATGGTCAACCTGATCTTTGGCGGACGTGACTTCAAGAAGTTGTGGATTTAA
- the suhB gene encoding type III secretion system regulator SuhB, with protein MQPMLNIALRAARSASELIFRSIERLDTIKVDEKDAKDYVSEVDRAAEQKIIDALRKAYPNHSIRGEETGLHAGTGIEGEEYLWIIDPLDGTTNFLRGIPHFAVSIACKYRGRLEHAVVLDPVRQEEFTASRGRGAQLNGRRLRVSGRTSLDGALLGTGFPFRNDQMDNLDNYLGMFRSLVGQTAGIRRAGAASLDLAYVAAGRFDAFWESGLSEWDMAAGALLIQEAGGLVSDFTGGHDFLEKGHIVAGNTKCFKAVLTAIQPHLPASLKR; from the coding sequence ATGCAGCCCATGCTGAATATCGCGCTGCGCGCCGCCCGCAGCGCCAGTGAACTGATCTTCCGCTCCATCGAGCGCCTGGATACCATCAAGGTCGACGAAAAAGACGCCAAGGATTACGTATCCGAGGTCGATCGCGCCGCTGAACAGAAAATCATCGACGCCCTGCGCAAGGCTTACCCGAATCACTCGATCCGGGGTGAAGAGACCGGCCTGCACGCCGGCACCGGTATCGAAGGCGAAGAATACCTGTGGATCATCGATCCGCTGGACGGCACCACCAACTTCCTGCGTGGCATTCCGCACTTCGCGGTCAGCATCGCCTGCAAATACCGTGGTCGCCTGGAACACGCTGTGGTTCTGGACCCGGTGCGCCAGGAAGAATTCACCGCCAGCCGTGGTCGCGGCGCACAACTGAACGGTCGTCGCCTGCGCGTCAGCGGCCGTACCAGCCTCGACGGCGCCCTGCTGGGTACCGGCTTCCCGTTCCGCAACGACCAGATGGACAACCTCGACAACTACCTGGGCATGTTCCGCTCCCTGGTAGGCCAGACCGCCGGCATCCGCCGCGCTGGCGCAGCGAGCCTGGACCTGGCTTACGTCGCTGCCGGTCGTTTCGATGCGTTCTGGGAGTCGGGTCTGTCCGAGTGGGACATGGCCGCAGGCGCCCTGCTGATTCAAGAAGCCGGCGGCCTGGTGAGTGATTTCACCGGCGGTCACGACTTCCTTGAAAAAGGCCACATCGTTGCCGGCAACACCAAATGTTTCAAGGCAGTGCTGACGGCGATCCAGCCGCACCTGCCGGCTTCGCTGAAGCGCTAA
- the trmJ gene encoding tRNA (cytosine(32)/uridine(32)-2'-O)-methyltransferase TrmJ: protein MLQNIRVVLVNTSHPGNIGGAARAMKNMGLSRLVLVEPRQFPHHEADARASGAGDILENAQVVATLEDALVGCNLVLGTSARDRRIPWPLLDPRECGTKVIEEAGQGAEIALVFGREDSGLTNEELQRCHFHVHIPSDPTFSSLNLGAAVQVLSYEVRMAWLASQGQPSKVEKEEVASVKSAELATMDELERFYEHLEQTLVAIEFLDPEKPRHLMARLRRLYGRSSVSRAEMNILRGILTETQKAARGELLKRKD, encoded by the coding sequence TTGCTGCAGAACATTCGTGTCGTCCTGGTCAATACCAGCCACCCCGGAAACATCGGCGGGGCCGCGCGCGCCATGAAAAACATGGGTCTGTCGCGTCTGGTGCTGGTCGAGCCACGCCAGTTTCCGCACCACGAAGCCGATGCCCGAGCATCCGGTGCCGGAGACATCCTTGAAAACGCGCAAGTCGTCGCCACTTTGGAAGACGCGCTGGTCGGCTGCAATTTGGTCCTCGGTACCAGTGCGCGGGATCGGCGTATTCCCTGGCCGCTGCTCGATCCGCGTGAATGCGGAACCAAAGTCATCGAAGAAGCCGGGCAGGGCGCCGAAATCGCTTTGGTGTTCGGGCGTGAAGATTCCGGCCTGACCAACGAAGAGCTGCAGCGATGTCACTTCCACGTGCACATCCCTTCCGACCCGACGTTCAGTTCGTTGAACCTGGGGGCGGCGGTGCAGGTGTTGAGTTATGAAGTGCGCATGGCCTGGCTGGCCTCGCAGGGTCAGCCGAGCAAGGTCGAGAAAGAAGAAGTGGCTTCGGTGAAAAGCGCCGAGCTGGCGACCATGGATGAGCTGGAGCGCTTTTATGAGCATCTGGAGCAGACATTGGTCGCGATCGAATTTCTCGACCCGGAAAAGCCCCGGCACTTGATGGCACGCCTGCGCCGGTTGTACGGACGCAGCTCGGTCAGCCGGGCGGAAATGAATATTTTGCGGGGCATTCTCACGGAAACCCAGAAAGCGGCCCGTGGTGAGCTTCTTAAGCGGAAGGACTGA
- the yajC gene encoding preprotein translocase subunit YajC, with the protein MSFFISNAMADAAAPAAASPMGGGFEWIFLVGFLVIFYLMIWRPQAKRAKEQKNLLSSLQKGDEVVTTGGIAGKITKVADDFVVLEVSDTVEMKFQKGAIAATLPKGTLKAI; encoded by the coding sequence ATGAGCTTTTTTATCTCTAACGCCATGGCTGACGCAGCTGCACCGGCTGCTGCAAGCCCAATGGGCGGCGGCTTCGAGTGGATTTTCCTGGTCGGCTTCCTGGTCATCTTCTACCTGATGATCTGGCGTCCACAGGCCAAGCGCGCCAAAGAGCAGAAGAACCTGCTGAGCAGCCTGCAGAAAGGCGACGAAGTCGTGACCACTGGCGGCATCGCCGGCAAGATCACCAAGGTTGCCGATGACTTCGTGGTTCTGGAAGTCTCCGACACCGTTGAAATGAAGTTCCAGAAAGGCGCCATCGCCGCCACGCTGCCAAAAGGCACGCTGAAAGCGATCTAA
- a CDS encoding glycine zipper 2TM domain-containing protein: MNKSLLVGAVLGAVGVTAGGAVATYSLVKSGPEYAQVLAVEPVKTQIKTPREVCKDVTVTRQAPVKDQHQIAGTVVGALAGGLLGNQIGGGTGKKIATVAGAVGGGYAGNKVQEGMQERDTYTTTQTRCNTVNDISDKVVGYDVRYSLDGKEGKVRMDRDPGNQIPVDEEGKLILSQNEPGQ, translated from the coding sequence GTGAACAAGTCGTTGCTGGTTGGTGCGGTATTGGGTGCTGTCGGTGTTACAGCCGGGGGTGCTGTTGCCACCTACAGCCTGGTTAAAAGCGGCCCTGAGTATGCGCAAGTGCTAGCCGTTGAGCCGGTCAAGACACAGATCAAGACTCCACGTGAAGTATGCAAGGATGTAACGGTGACCCGTCAGGCACCGGTGAAAGATCAACACCAGATCGCCGGGACCGTGGTTGGCGCGCTGGCCGGTGGTTTGCTGGGTAACCAGATTGGTGGCGGCACCGGCAAGAAAATTGCCACGGTGGCCGGCGCGGTCGGTGGCGGTTACGCGGGCAACAAGGTGCAGGAGGGCATGCAGGAGCGTGACACCTACACCACCACGCAAACCCGCTGCAACACGGTCAATGACATCAGCGACAAGGTCGTCGGTTACGACGTTCGTTACTCACTCGATGGCAAGGAAGGCAAAGTGCGGATGGACCGCGATCCGGGCAATCAGATTCCGGTCGACGAGGAAGGCAAGCTGATCCTGTCGCAGAACGAGCCGGGTCAGTAA
- the queA gene encoding tRNA preQ1(34) S-adenosylmethionine ribosyltransferase-isomerase QueA, whose protein sequence is MRVADFTFELPDSLIARHPLAERRGSRLLTLDGPSGALAHRQFTDLLEHLRPGDLMVFNNTRVIPARLFGQKASGGKLEVLVERVLDSHRVLAHVRSSKSPKPGSKILIDGGGEAEMLARHDALFELGFAEEVLPLLDRVGHMPLPPYIDRPDEGSDRERYQTVYAERLGAVAAPTAGLHFDQPLLEAIAAKGVETAFVTLHVGAGTFQPVRVDKIEDHHMHTEWLEVGQDVVDAVAACRARGGRVIAVGTTSVRSLESAARDGVLKPFSGDTDIFIYPGRPFHVVDALVTNFHLPESTLLMLVSAFAGYPETMAAYKAAVDNGYRFFSYGDAMFITRNPAPTAPEQSGPEETE, encoded by the coding sequence ATGCGCGTTGCTGACTTTACTTTCGAGCTTCCTGATTCGCTGATCGCCCGCCATCCTTTGGCCGAGCGTCGCGGTAGTCGCCTGCTGACCCTCGATGGGCCGAGCGGCGCCCTGGCACACCGTCAATTTACTGATTTGCTTGAGCATTTGCGCCCGGGCGATTTGATGGTGTTCAACAATACCCGGGTGATTCCGGCGCGGCTGTTCGGGCAGAAAGCGTCCGGCGGCAAGCTGGAAGTTCTTGTCGAGCGCGTGCTCGACAGCCACCGCGTGCTGGCGCATGTGCGCTCGAGCAAGTCGCCGAAGCCGGGTTCGAAGATTCTTATCGACGGCGGTGGCGAAGCCGAGATGCTGGCGCGTCACGATGCGTTGTTCGAGCTGGGCTTCGCTGAAGAAGTGCTGCCGCTGCTCGATCGTGTCGGGCACATGCCATTGCCTCCTTATATAGACCGCCCGGATGAGGGCTCGGATCGCGAGCGTTATCAGACCGTGTACGCCGAGCGCCTGGGCGCGGTGGCGGCGCCGACGGCGGGACTGCATTTCGATCAGCCGTTGCTGGAAGCGATTGCGGCCAAGGGCGTCGAGACCGCGTTCGTCACGCTGCACGTCGGTGCGGGAACGTTCCAGCCGGTGCGCGTCGACAAGATCGAAGATCACCACATGCACACTGAATGGCTGGAAGTCGGCCAGGACGTGGTCGATGCCGTGGCCGCTTGCCGTGCGCGCGGCGGTCGAGTGATCGCGGTCGGCACGACCAGTGTGCGTTCGCTGGAGAGTGCGGCGCGCGATGGTGTGCTCAAGCCGTTCAGTGGCGACACCGACATCTTTATCTACCCGGGCCGGCCGTTTCATGTGGTCGATGCCCTGGTGACCAATTTCCATTTGCCGGAATCGACGCTGTTGATGCTGGTTTCGGCATTTGCCGGGTACCCGGAAACCATGGCTGCCTACAAAGCCGCGGTCGACAACGGTTACCGCTTTTTCAGCTACGGTGATGCGATGTTCATCACCCGCAATCCCGCTCCAACTGCCCCTGAACAATCAGGCCCAGAGGAAACAGAATGA
- the iscU gene encoding Fe-S cluster assembly scaffold IscU — MAYSEKVIDHYENPRNVGKMNAEDPDVGTGMVGAPACGDVMRLQIKVNDQGVIEDAKFKTYGCGSAIASSSLATEWMKGKTLDEAETIKNTQLAEELALPPVKIHCSVLAEDAIKAAVRDYKQKKGLI, encoded by the coding sequence ATGGCTTACAGCGAAAAGGTCATCGACCACTACGAAAACCCGCGCAACGTCGGCAAGATGAACGCGGAAGATCCTGATGTCGGCACCGGCATGGTCGGCGCTCCGGCGTGCGGCGACGTGATGCGTCTGCAAATCAAGGTCAACGACCAGGGCGTTATCGAAGACGCCAAGTTCAAGACCTACGGCTGCGGTTCGGCTATCGCTTCCAGCTCCCTCGCCACCGAGTGGATGAAGGGCAAGACCCTGGATGAAGCTGAAACCATCAAGAACACTCAGCTGGCCGAAGAACTGGCCCTGCCGCCAGTGAAAATCCACTGCTCGGTACTGGCTGAAGACGCTATCAAAGCGGCTGTTCGCGATTACAAGCAAAAGAAAGGCTTGATCTGA
- the secF gene encoding protein translocase subunit SecF: MLRTINFMGVRNFAFGVTVFLTLLAMFSVVTKGMNWGLDFTGGTLIELTYERPADVTKVREQLATSGYHEAIVQNFGATTDLLVRMPGEDPQLGHQVAEALQKVGGDNPATVKRVEFVGPQVGEELRDQGGLGMLLALGGILIYLAFRFQWKFAVGAIVSLIHDVIVTIGILSFFQITFDLTVLAAVLAIIGYSLNDTIVVFDRVRENFRVLRKASLIENINISTTQTLLRTMATSISTLLAIAALLIFGGDNLFGFSIALFIGVLAGTYSSIYIANVVLIWLNLTTEDLIPPANTEQEVDDRP; the protein is encoded by the coding sequence ATGTTACGTACAATCAACTTCATGGGCGTTCGCAACTTCGCGTTCGGCGTCACGGTTTTTCTCACGCTGCTGGCGATGTTCAGCGTCGTCACCAAGGGCATGAACTGGGGCCTGGACTTCACCGGCGGTACGCTCATCGAGCTGACCTACGAGCGTCCGGCCGATGTCACCAAGGTCCGCGAGCAGTTGGCGACCTCGGGTTACCACGAAGCCATCGTGCAGAACTTCGGTGCCACCACTGACCTGCTGGTGCGCATGCCGGGTGAAGACCCGCAGCTCGGCCATCAGGTCGCGGAAGCGCTGCAGAAAGTCGGCGGCGACAACCCGGCGACGGTCAAGCGTGTCGAGTTCGTCGGTCCGCAGGTCGGTGAGGAGTTGCGCGACCAGGGCGGCCTCGGCATGCTCCTGGCGCTCGGTGGCATCCTGATCTACCTGGCGTTCCGCTTTCAGTGGAAATTCGCGGTCGGCGCCATCGTGTCGCTGATCCACGACGTGATCGTGACTATCGGTATCCTGTCGTTCTTCCAGATCACCTTCGACCTGACGGTGCTGGCGGCGGTGCTGGCGATCATCGGTTACTCGCTGAACGACACCATCGTCGTGTTCGACCGGGTGCGCGAGAACTTCCGTGTCCTGCGCAAGGCGTCGCTGATCGAGAACATCAACATCTCGACCACCCAGACCCTGCTGCGCACCATGGCGACGTCGATCTCGACTTTGCTGGCGATCGCGGCGCTGCTGATCTTCGGCGGCGACAACCTGTTCGGCTTCTCCATCGCGCTGTTCATCGGCGTGCTGGCGGGTACGTACTCGTCGATCTACATCGCCAACGTGGTGCTGATCTGGCTGAACCTGACTACAGAGGATCTGATTCCTCCGGCCAACACCGAGCAGGAAGTCGACGACCGTCCATAA
- the tgt gene encoding tRNA guanosine(34) transglycosylase Tgt translates to MSFELLATDGKARRGRLTFPRGTVETPAFMPVGTYGTVKGMLPRDIVATGAEIILGNTFHLWLRPGTQVIKEHGDLHDFMQWKGPILTDSGGFQVFSLGAMRKIKEEGVTFASPVDGAKVFMGPEESMQVQRDLGSDIVMIFDECTPYPADEDVARVSMELSLRWAQRSKNAHGDNTAALFGIVQGGMHENLRMRSLEGLDKIGFDGLAIGGLSVGEPKHEMIKVLDYLPGQMPADKPRYLMGVGKPEDLVEGVRRGVDMFDCVMPTRNARNGHLFIDTGVLKIRNAFHRHDESPLDPTCDCYTCQNFSRAYLHHLDKCGEMLGSMLNTIHNLRHYQVLMAGLREAIQQGTLAAFVDAFYAKRGLPVPPLD, encoded by the coding sequence ATGTCCTTTGAGCTGCTGGCCACCGATGGCAAGGCTCGCCGTGGTCGCCTGACCTTCCCCCGTGGCACCGTCGAGACCCCGGCGTTCATGCCGGTCGGCACCTACGGCACGGTCAAGGGCATGTTGCCGCGTGACATCGTCGCCACGGGCGCGGAGATCATTCTGGGCAACACCTTCCACCTGTGGCTGCGTCCCGGTACTCAGGTGATCAAAGAGCACGGCGACCTGCATGATTTCATGCAGTGGAAAGGCCCGATCCTGACCGATTCCGGCGGCTTCCAGGTGTTCAGCCTCGGTGCGATGCGCAAGATCAAGGAGGAGGGCGTGACCTTCGCCTCCCCAGTCGATGGCGCGAAAGTGTTCATGGGCCCGGAAGAATCGATGCAGGTGCAGCGCGATCTTGGCTCCGACATCGTGATGATCTTCGACGAATGCACGCCGTACCCGGCCGACGAAGATGTCGCTCGCGTATCGATGGAACTGTCGTTGCGCTGGGCGCAGCGTTCGAAGAATGCCCATGGCGACAACACCGCGGCGCTGTTCGGCATCGTGCAGGGTGGCATGCATGAAAACTTGCGCATGCGCTCGCTCGAAGGCCTCGACAAGATCGGCTTCGACGGCCTCGCCATTGGCGGCCTGTCGGTGGGCGAACCGAAGCACGAAATGATCAAAGTGCTCGACTACCTGCCGGGCCAGATGCCCGCTGACAAACCTCGTTACCTTATGGGCGTTGGCAAACCGGAAGATCTGGTTGAGGGTGTGCGCCGCGGTGTGGACATGTTCGATTGCGTGATGCCAACCCGTAATGCCCGCAATGGGCATCTGTTCATTGATACTGGCGTGCTGAAGATCCGTAACGCGTTCCATCGCCATGATGAATCGCCGCTGGATCCGACCTGCGATTGCTATACCTGCCAGAACTTCTCGCGCGCTTATCTGCATCACCTGGACAAGTGCGGCGAAATGCTCGGCAGCATGCTCAATACCATCCATAACTTGCGCCATTATCAGGTGCTGATGGCTGGTTTGCGCGAGGCTATTCAACAGGGTACATTGGCCGCCTTTGTCGATGCCTTCTACGCCAAACGCGGGCTTCCCGTTCCGCCTTTGGACTGA